From the genome of Delphinus delphis chromosome 8, mDelDel1.2, whole genome shotgun sequence, one region includes:
- the THY1 gene encoding thy-1 membrane glycoprotein, with protein MNPTIGITLLLTVLQVARGQKVTSLTACLVDQSLRLDCRHENTTNLPIQYEFSLTRETKKHVLFGTIGVPEHAYRSRTNFFSKYNLKVLYLSGFTTKDEGTYTCALHLSGQTPIVSNRNVSVLRDTLVKCGGTSLLIQSTSWLLLLLLSLPLLQAMDFISL; from the exons ATGAACCCTACCATTGGCATCACTCTCTTGCTGACAG TCTTACAGGTGGCCCGTGGGCAGAAGGTGACCAGCCTGACAGCCTGCCTGGTGGACCAGAGCCTTCGTCTAGACTGCCGCCATGAGAATACCACCAACCTGCCCATTCAGTACGAGTTCAGCCTGACCCGTGAGACGAAGAAGCACGTGCTCTTTGGCACCATTGGGGTCCCTGAGCACGCATACCGCTCCCGAACCAACTTCTTCAGCAAGTACAATCTCAAGGTCCTCTACCTGTCGGGCTTCACCACCAAGGATGAGGGGACCTACACGTGCGCACTCCACCTCTCTGGTCAGACTCCCATCGTCTCCAACAGGAACGTCTCTGTGCTCAGAG ATACGCTGGTCAAGTGCGGAGGCACGAGCCTGCTGATCCAGAGCACCTCGTGGCTGCTCCTGCTTCTGCTCTCGCTGCCCCTCCTGCAGGCCATGGATTTCATCTCCCTGTGA